From Triticum aestivum cultivar Chinese Spring chromosome 4A, IWGSC CS RefSeq v2.1, whole genome shotgun sequence, a single genomic window includes:
- the LOC123083527 gene encoding skin secretory protein xP2, with translation MVHSVGLVVVLLAAYLVVALAAQAPAPVASQKPGSAAAPSKASAKAPASVPEKTAKAPTAVNATSAATPKAAQAKAPAAKTATPDHAPAKGSASSPSEAEAAESPDDAEDDSFAETPSSSLSDDDSDTDDDSPPGPAGSPDSDSPADSPDPAADDESGSVGVRSGLVASVVAVATSASVVLLF, from the coding sequence ATGGTACACTCTGTCGGCCTCGTGGTCGTCCTCCTCGCCGCGTACCTCGTCGTGGCGCTCGCCGCGCAGGCTCCGGCTCCGGTGGCCTCCCAGAAGCCCGGTTCAGCGGCAGCACCCTCCAAGGCCTCCGCAAAGGCTCCTGCTTCGGTCCCCGAAAAGACCGCGAAAGCGCCCACGGCGGTGAACGCCACGTCCGCGGCTACTCCGAAGGCTGCACAGGCCAAGGCTCCGGCCGCCAAGACAGCGACGCCCGACCATGCGCCCGCGAAGGGGTCCGCGTCGAGCCCGTCCGAAGCCGAAGCCGCGGAGTCTCCCGACGACGCCGAGGATGATTCATTCGCCGAGACGCCGTCCTCCTCATTGTCGGACGATGACTCCGACACAGACGACGACAGCCCGCCAGGGCCTGCCGGCTCGCCAGACTCAGACTCGCCAGCTGACTCGCCTGACCCCGCCGCagacgacgagagcggcagcgtcGGCGTGAGGAGTGGCCTGGTGGCCTCCGTCGTGGCCGTGGCCACCTCAGCCTCAGTCGTGCTTTTATTTTAG